Proteins found in one Synergistaceae bacterium genomic segment:
- a CDS encoding sugar O-acetyltransferase encodes MTEREKMTAGELYNPTDPELVKLRQRAHKLCAQYNNIIDDEDELKYLILRELLPDYDPDEIYFQGPIYFDYGVNIHIGRNFYANFNTTILDVCPVYIGDNVMLGNNVSLLTPLHPLEYAKRNPRMNPNGDLIIQEYGKPIIIESNCWLAGNVTVTAGVKIGAGCVIGAGSVVTRDIPPNSLAVGVPCKVIREIIQVKE; translated from the coding sequence ATGACAGAACGCGAAAAAATGACAGCAGGAGAATTATATAATCCTACAGATCCCGAACTCGTTAAATTGCGTCAAAGGGCTCATAAATTATGCGCTCAATATAATAATATAATCGACGACGAGGACGAATTAAAATATTTAATCTTGCGTGAGTTATTGCCGGATTATGACCCCGACGAGATTTATTTTCAGGGGCCTATTTATTTTGACTACGGAGTTAATATTCACATCGGGCGAAATTTTTACGCGAATTTCAACACGACAATTTTAGATGTCTGCCCGGTCTATATCGGCGATAATGTAATGCTAGGCAATAATGTATCACTCTTGACTCCACTTCATCCGCTCGAATACGCAAAAAGAAATCCCCGAATGAATCCAAACGGAGATTTAATTATTCAAGAATATGGGAAGCCGATTATTATAGAGTCAAATTGCTGGCTTGCCGGAAATGTTACAGTTACTGCCGGAGTCAAAATCGGTGCGGGCTGTGTAATAGGTGCCGGGAGTGTAGTAACGCGCGACATCCCCCCGAATTCTTTAGCCGTCGGAGTCCCCTGTAAAGTTATTCGCGAAATTATTCAGGTTAAAGAGTAA
- the ispG gene encoding (E)-4-hydroxy-3-methylbut-2-enyl-diphosphate synthase, translating to MYSKNQVNINSLTIGGSAPVRVESMLKISLDKREECLSQCERLINSGCEMARAALPDKKFADDLKYLVSHTKLTIMADIHFDPVLAILAMESGCRAIRINPGNMPLNKLNDVIITAKNLGVVIRIGANGGSLSQSQLEQAKGDRAQALFIAVSEQANLLLNNNFTNIILSAKSSNVNECVNANKLIAKNYPDFPMHIGLTEAGPGDGGIVKGTACIANLLSQGIGDTLRVSLTDEPEREVRVGYEILKALDLRVRGVNLISCPTCGRRRADVMKLVKIVEPLLKNLPDGVSVAVMGCEVNGPKEARHAQFGIAGTPGGAVLFREGQSVGEYDFSELEKVLPGFLTL from the coding sequence ATGTATAGCAAGAATCAAGTAAATATAAATTCTCTAACAATAGGCGGCTCTGCTCCTGTCAGAGTCGAAAGTATGCTGAAAATTTCGTTGGATAAGCGCGAAGAGTGTTTATCACAGTGTGAAAGATTAATTAATTCGGGCTGTGAGATGGCACGGGCTGCACTTCCTGACAAAAAATTTGCTGATGACTTAAAATATTTAGTCTCTCACACGAAATTAACTATAATGGCCGATATACATTTTGATCCTGTTTTAGCTATTCTAGCAATGGAGTCGGGCTGCCGGGCAATCCGCATAAATCCCGGTAACATGCCATTAAATAAATTAAATGATGTAATAATTACTGCGAAAAATTTAGGCGTTGTAATACGAATCGGAGCAAACGGCGGTTCACTCTCGCAATCTCAGCTAGAACAAGCAAAAGGAGACAGGGCACAGGCACTATTTATCGCAGTAAGTGAGCAGGCAAATTTATTATTAAATAACAATTTCACGAATATAATACTCTCTGCAAAGTCTTCAAATGTGAATGAGTGTGTTAATGCAAATAAATTAATCGCAAAAAATTATCCTGACTTCCCTATGCATATAGGCTTGACTGAAGCGGGGCCGGGCGACGGCGGAATCGTAAAGGGTACGGCTTGCATTGCGAATTTATTATCACAGGGGATCGGCGACACTTTGAGAGTCTCACTTACTGACGAGCCCGAACGTGAAGTAAGAGTCGGCTATGAAATATTGAAGGCTCTTGATTTGCGAGTCAGGGGTGTGAATTTAATTTCTTGTCCGACATGCGGAAGACGGCGGGCTGATGTCATGAAACTTGTAAAAATTGTTGAGCCTTTATTAAAGAATTTGCCGGACGGTGTATCAGTTGCCGTGATGGGCTGTGAAGTGAACGGCCCTAAGGAAGCAAGACACGCACAATTCGGAATAGCAGGAACTCCCGGAGGTGCTGTATTATTCCGGGAGGGTCAATCAGTCGGTGAATATGATTTTTCCGAGCTTGAAAAAGTTTTGCCGGGCTTTCTTACTCTTTAA
- the rseP gene encoding RIP metalloprotease RseP, translating into MLASIIAFIIVIAVCVIVHEYGHYITAKILGVQVHEFAFGMGPAILQHRDKNNMLWSLRILPIGGFCRLAGMDEEDDGEEVIPGQGFNEQPAWKRFFILLNGSLFNILLAVLLTAIFLYGHGVLDMNHTRIGEIMPGFPSEIAGLRAGDEILKVNNINVSKWREMSEKIRDESLKDSNIKLEIRRDQEIINISVNVPVNKEYGRPMLGVSPSYERYGFLQALTSSAGYTYRMSMMMLRGLYELITQKRDADVTGPVGIASMSGRAMRSGLWDFITFIAIIALNLGILNLFPIPALDGGRILFVLLEMIVRRRLPEKVESWIHTAGFVLLISLMILVTCKDVYNLFMTH; encoded by the coding sequence TTGTTGGCTAGCATAATAGCTTTTATTATAGTCATTGCAGTATGTGTTATAGTTCATGAATACGGGCATTATATCACTGCTAAGATTTTAGGCGTTCAAGTTCATGAATTCGCTTTTGGAATGGGCCCGGCGATTTTACAGCACAGGGATAAAAATAATATGCTTTGGTCGCTAAGAATTTTGCCGATCGGGGGATTTTGCAGACTCGCAGGAATGGACGAAGAGGACGACGGCGAGGAAGTTATACCGGGACAAGGTTTTAACGAGCAGCCCGCTTGGAAAAGATTCTTTATTTTACTGAACGGCTCATTATTTAATATTTTGCTTGCTGTGCTATTAACTGCAATATTTCTTTACGGTCATGGAGTTCTTGACATGAATCACACTAGAATCGGTGAAATTATGCCGGGATTCCCGTCTGAGATTGCAGGCTTGAGAGCTGGCGACGAGATTCTAAAGGTGAATAATATAAACGTGTCAAAGTGGCGCGAGATGTCCGAGAAAATTCGCGACGAGAGTCTGAAGGATTCAAATATAAAACTTGAAATCAGGCGCGATCAAGAAATCATAAATATTTCCGTTAATGTCCCAGTCAATAAAGAATACGGGCGGCCGATGTTAGGCGTTTCTCCTTCTTATGAGCGTTATGGATTTCTTCAGGCTTTAACGAGTTCAGCCGGATATACTTATAGAATGAGCATGATGATGCTGCGCGGACTCTATGAATTAATTACGCAAAAACGAGACGCAGACGTAACCGGGCCGGTCGGGATTGCTTCAATGTCAGGGCGTGCAATGAGGTCGGGACTATGGGATTTCATAACGTTTATAGCAATTATCGCGCTGAATCTTGGCATATTGAATTTATTTCCGATTCCTGCACTTGACGGAGGGCGAATATTATTTGTCTTGCTTGAGATGATTGTAAGACGCAGGCTCCCCGAAAAAGTCGAGTCATGGATTCATACGGCGGGATTTGTGCTGTTAATTTCGTTAATGATTCTTGTAACATGCAAGGACGTATATAATTTATTCATGACGCATTAA
- a CDS encoding pyridoxal phosphate-dependent aminotransferase, with protein sequence MKYNFETVHKRFNTGSGKWDELAKFGIDESENIIPFSVADMEFTTAPEIIDALKNELDNSIMGYANPTREYLETVCNWMRTRHNWDAKPEWILNTHGVVDAFFEIVKTFTNPGDGVMLLTPVYYPMYMSIEFNRRVLVDCKLIDTGTSYIIDFDDFERKAADPNTKIFILCSPHNPIGRVWTREELIKMGEICLKYNVLIISDEIHNDLIMPGYTHTVFAAINKEFELNSIICTAPSKSFNIAGLQTSNIFIPDEKLRGEYFNALRLTNPNPKCNILGYRACEAAYKYCADWLDQAINIIDTNKKIIVDFLAREIPSIKAYDLEGTYLLWLDCRGLGLSYKELEKVNHTQAKLFFDEGYIFGKQGECFERWNIACPTSYINEALERMKEAYTQAANLR encoded by the coding sequence ATGAAATATAATTTTGAGACCGTACACAAGAGATTTAACACAGGTTCAGGCAAATGGGACGAGCTGGCAAAATTCGGCATTGACGAGTCAGAAAATATAATACCGTTTTCAGTTGCAGATATGGAATTCACAACAGCACCGGAAATTATTGACGCGCTAAAAAACGAACTCGATAATTCAATTATGGGCTATGCAAACCCGACACGAGAATATTTAGAGACTGTATGTAACTGGATGAGGACTCGGCATAACTGGGACGCAAAACCTGAATGGATATTAAACACGCATGGAGTAGTAGACGCATTTTTTGAGATCGTCAAGACCTTCACGAATCCCGGCGACGGCGTTATGTTATTGACTCCTGTATATTATCCCATGTATATGTCTATAGAATTTAATAGAAGAGTCTTAGTTGACTGCAAATTAATTGACACTGGAACGAGTTATATAATAGATTTTGACGATTTCGAGCGCAAGGCAGCAGATCCTAACACGAAAATTTTTATACTTTGCAGCCCTCATAATCCCATCGGGCGAGTCTGGACTCGTGAAGAGTTAATCAAAATGGGCGAAATCTGCCTAAAATATAACGTGCTTATTATCAGTGATGAGATTCATAATGATTTAATAATGCCCGGTTATACTCACACTGTTTTTGCTGCGATTAATAAAGAGTTCGAGCTTAATTCTATAATTTGCACTGCTCCGAGTAAAAGTTTTAATATTGCAGGTTTGCAGACTTCAAATATATTTATTCCTGATGAGAAATTGCGCGGGGAATATTTTAACGCGTTGAGACTCACAAATCCAAATCCTAAGTGCAATATTTTAGGCTACAGGGCATGTGAGGCGGCTTATAAATATTGTGCTGACTGGCTCGATCAGGCAATTAATATTATTGACACGAATAAAAAAATTATTGTAGACTTTCTTGCGCGTGAAATTCCCTCAATAAAAGCATATGACCTCGAAGGCACTTACTTATTATGGCTTGACTGCCGCGGGCTTGGCCTGAGTTATAAGGAACTCGAAAAAGTGAATCACACTCAAGCAAAATTATTTTTCGACGAGGGCTATATATTCGGGAAGCAGGGAGAATGTTTTGAGCGTTGGAATATAGCATGTCCTACGAGTTATATAAATGAAGCACTAGAGCGCATGAAAGAGGCTTATACTCAAGCGGCAAATTTACGCTAA
- a CDS encoding glycosyltransferase — translation MIIPVYNVEKYLNKCVQSVVNQTYTNLEIILVDDGSTDNSPAICDEWAKRDPRVRVIHKENGGAGDSRNAALDTVKSPLIGIVDSDDYILPDMYEKLYNAMIENDADMSICTFSLIDANDNPLPRKRIMIESHCEVFSREEAFNAYEKPQYSFEYDVLWTKLYKSEIFNWIRFPKGNKHDDSATKHRIIGACNKIVLLNEVLCVHRYHDKSVMGILSQKYFDIHDFHDKEFIAQDRYNYFMSINRPDIAVKSFRFAHSTLASTLKKVNYLQYRHEISPFLSETICGLIKSCKFTYWLRALNLVRLLFCSIFRPYLHEEQIK, via the coding sequence GTGATTATTCCCGTTTATAATGTCGAGAAATATTTAAATAAGTGCGTTCAAAGCGTAGTGAATCAGACATATACGAATCTTGAAATAATATTAGTTGATGACGGTTCAACGGATAACAGCCCGGCAATTTGCGACGAATGGGCAAAACGAGACCCGCGAGTCAGAGTCATTCATAAAGAAAACGGCGGCGCAGGAGATTCCCGTAATGCTGCACTTGATACAGTGAAGAGTCCTCTAATCGGAATAGTTGACAGCGATGATTATATTTTGCCCGATATGTACGAGAAATTATATAATGCAATGATAGAGAATGACGCAGATATGAGTATATGCACTTTTTCTCTAATTGATGCAAATGATAATCCACTTCCGCGAAAAAGAATAATGATTGAATCTCATTGTGAAGTATTTTCACGTGAAGAGGCATTTAATGCTTACGAAAAACCTCAATATTCTTTTGAATACGATGTATTGTGGACAAAATTATATAAATCTGAAATCTTTAACTGGATTCGGTTTCCTAAAGGAAATAAACACGACGACTCAGCTACAAAACATAGAATAATCGGAGCTTGCAATAAAATAGTACTCTTGAATGAAGTGTTATGTGTTCATAGATATCATGATAAAAGTGTAATGGGTATTCTTTCGCAAAAATACTTTGATATTCACGATTTCCATGACAAAGAATTTATAGCTCAAGACCGTTATAATTATTTCATGAGCATTAACAGGCCTGATATAGCAGTAAAATCTTTTAGATTTGCACATTCTACGTTGGCTAGTACTCTTAAAAAAGTTAATTATTTACAATATAGGCACGAAATATCCCCCTTTTTGAGCGAGACAATATGCGGATTAATTAAATCTTGCAAGTTCACATACTGGCTTCGAGCTTTGAATCTTGTACGATTGCTATTTTGTAGTATATTTAGGCCATATTTACACGAGGAGCAAATAAAATGA
- a CDS encoding heavy metal translocating P-type ATPase has translation MCRTLARVVLSIILLVILNFVPVNGWAKFALYLVPYLIAGYDVLLESLDGIREREIFDENFLMSIATIGALCLAYYDDGNYIEASAVMIFYKIGELFEDYAVDKSRENITNLKNLKPDYANIEVNSSLERVPPESVKTGSIIIVKPGEKIPIDGVIISGSSALDMKALTGESLPKNFTEGDEVISGSVNLERVIKIRTTREYKDSTAAKILELVENSSTNKAKTEKFISRFAKFYTPAVCICALGLAFIPALITGWANFDKWLYRSLTFLVISCPCALVISIPLTFFAGIGGAGRAGILVKGSNFLERLSKISCAVFDKTGTLTRGVFEVTAMHPDIIDSQELLHLAAHVERFSNHPVAESLKRAYQNESDSCIITQSEEIPGYGVRAKVNNNIICVGNAKFMSLIKADLKPCEKCSKSKAGTIIHVAINNIYAGHIVISDIIKQGSKSAIEKLKASGVKKIIMLTGDNYNSAKEVADSLGINEFYSELLPADKVSRLENLSSSGITAFIGDGINDAPVIARADVGIAMGALGSDAAIEAADVVLMDDDPQKVSQAVKISRKVMRIVKQNIYFSVGIKLLCLALGAMGLADMWLAVFADVGVMILAVLNAVRALFV, from the coding sequence ATGTGTCGGACTCTTGCTCGTGTAGTCCTGTCAATTATTTTGCTTGTAATTCTTAATTTCGTGCCTGTTAATGGCTGGGCAAAATTCGCGCTTTATCTCGTGCCTTATTTAATAGCCGGTTATGATGTCTTGCTTGAATCTCTTGACGGAATCAGAGAACGTGAAATCTTTGACGAAAATTTTTTGATGTCAATAGCGACTATAGGGGCGTTGTGTCTAGCTTATTATGACGACGGGAATTATATAGAAGCCTCTGCAGTAATGATATTTTACAAGATAGGCGAACTCTTTGAGGACTACGCAGTTGACAAGAGCCGGGAGAATATCACAAATTTAAAGAATCTCAAGCCCGATTATGCAAATATAGAAGTAAATAGCTCGCTTGAAAGAGTCCCCCCTGAAAGTGTGAAAACTGGCAGCATTATAATTGTCAAGCCCGGCGAAAAAATCCCGATTGACGGCGTTATAATTTCGGGAAGTTCAGCACTCGACATGAAAGCTCTAACCGGTGAAAGTTTACCTAAAAATTTTACTGAAGGCGACGAGGTTATAAGCGGCTCCGTAAATCTCGAACGTGTAATCAAAATCAGGACAACCCGCGAATATAAGGACTCAACGGCTGCGAAAATTTTAGAACTCGTAGAGAACTCAAGCACTAACAAGGCCAAGACTGAAAAATTTATTTCACGTTTCGCAAAATTTTATACTCCCGCTGTGTGTATATGCGCGCTCGGTCTTGCATTTATTCCGGCTTTAATAACTGGCTGGGCAAATTTCGATAAATGGCTTTATAGGTCGTTGACTTTTCTCGTGATTAGCTGTCCTTGTGCGTTAGTTATTAGTATTCCACTAACTTTTTTTGCGGGAATCGGCGGGGCTGGCCGGGCTGGTATTCTCGTGAAGGGCTCTAACTTTCTTGAAAGACTCTCAAAAATTTCTTGTGCTGTGTTCGACAAAACAGGGACTTTAACGCGCGGAGTCTTTGAAGTTACTGCTATGCATCCTGATATTATAGACTCTCAAGAATTATTACACTTGGCCGCCCATGTTGAAAGATTCTCAAATCATCCCGTAGCAGAGTCTTTAAAGCGTGCCTATCAAAACGAGTCAGACTCGTGTATTATAACACAATCTGAAGAAATCCCCGGCTATGGAGTCAGGGCTAAAGTCAATAATAATATTATTTGCGTGGGTAATGCGAAATTTATGAGCTTGATTAAAGCAGATCTCAAACCTTGCGAGAAATGCAGCAAATCTAAAGCAGGAACTATTATTCATGTTGCTATTAATAATATTTATGCCGGTCATATAGTAATCTCGGATATAATAAAGCAAGGCTCAAAATCTGCAATAGAGAAATTAAAAGCGTCCGGAGTCAAAAAAATTATAATGCTCACAGGCGATAATTATAACTCAGCTAAAGAAGTCGCCGACTCACTGGGAATAAATGAATTTTACTCGGAATTATTGCCAGCCGATAAAGTAAGCAGGCTCGAAAATCTTTCAAGTTCAGGCATAACAGCTTTTATAGGTGACGGAATAAATGACGCTCCAGTAATTGCCCGTGCTGATGTAGGAATTGCGATGGGTGCGCTAGGTTCAGACGCAGCAATTGAGGCCGCCGACGTCGTATTAATGGACGATGACCCGCAAAAAGTCTCGCAGGCTGTAAAAATTTCTCGCAAAGTAATGCGCATAGTTAAGCAAAATATTTATTTTTCCGTCGGGATTAAATTATTATGCTTGGCACTGGGAGCTATGGGACTTGCTGATATGTGGCTTGCTGTGTTCGCAGATGTAGGAGTAATGATTCTTGCTGTGTTGAATGCTGTCAGGGCGTTATTCGTGTGA
- a CDS encoding winged helix-turn-helix transcriptional regulator, which produces MNINLPHDHNTNIKYVLDNMPDNEKFINTAEIFQKLGDPTRLKILWILFHSRECVSDIAAAVGMSKAVISHHLQILKRANLVNTQRIGQEIHYSFNDSLPEADLLHATIEAIFNIKCPVIDGNF; this is translated from the coding sequence ATGAATATAAATTTGCCGCATGATCATAATACTAATATAAAATATGTGCTCGATAACATGCCCGATAACGAGAAATTTATTAACACAGCTGAAATTTTCCAGAAACTGGGAGATCCTACACGACTAAAAATTTTATGGATATTATTTCACAGCCGTGAATGTGTCTCGGATATTGCCGCAGCCGTCGGAATGAGCAAAGCCGTTATATCACATCACCTGCAAATTTTAAAGCGCGCTAATCTCGTTAATACTCAAAGGATCGGGCAAGAAATTCACTACTCATTTAATGACTCCTTACCTGAAGCAGATTTATTACACGCCACTATTGAAGCAATTTTTAATATTAAATGCCCCGTGATTGACGGAAATTTTTAA
- a CDS encoding carbohydrate-binding domain-containing protein — translation MFKKFSYFIYISLMALLVVSLSGCGGSSSNFLYYDDSSETVTNPAEVFSIASPSLQRGETYRIFQGATLNNASGDPRIYIAPISNPVNTQAALNLGFNDEFTGESIVIMRNSDNRVVFAYNPNGTGTDTTSSQVTHSGGTQLGYTGLTIPASYVTNSALTYDDSNVIDIILNGSTATEKIGSTETNIPETPFVWHADPQHVGEYWTLNGNEYDEDQYLNNVSTTEEGGLYIARDVRYTNSDLTFTASQTAVKDEDTEYVVYYDTTSSVVSAEIADIVADKGSEFGGPYIFATLPTQMAGMGGGGMMPGSGDNGGMFPGTGSGDMPTPPDGNMPSGDRPSLPGLTVSATTDSSITAYSTMTHSASEAYNNPVLHITQPGTYRLSGKWHGQIWIDAGDDDDSDAVVTIILNGVEVSCDVAPALVFHDVYECGSADETVSANSWKTLGTDTITSKAGARVIIADGTTNNFTGANVYRILKLEPKSSAAKVNGTDISDQKKMYKMDAAFYSFVSMVIGAESSTASGSLNITSTTLEGLGTDLHLVIDSGKISVTAPDDAINVNEDDISVFTMNAGTLTATSTGGDGIDSNGYVTINGGTLNLTAGSQLQNSAGEAGIDAEKGVYISDSATINWTAASGSGGGGTPPDGGQPGSDDVTPGGEGSSDMSKYEDTVIQTQYGETDISFNGILDDDMAAYPRTVLESDTVFTLETNREVNTFSGIKKLNF, via the coding sequence ATGTTCAAAAAATTTTCATATTTTATTTATATCTCGTTAATGGCTTTGTTAGTCGTGTCATTATCGGGGTGCGGAGGCAGCAGCAGTAATTTTCTATATTATGATGACAGCAGCGAGACAGTAACGAATCCGGCTGAAGTCTTCAGTATTGCATCGCCTTCATTACAGCGCGGAGAAACTTATAGAATCTTTCAGGGTGCAACTCTCAACAACGCGAGCGGAGACCCAAGAATCTATATCGCTCCGATTTCAAATCCTGTAAATACTCAGGCAGCATTAAATCTCGGCTTTAATGACGAGTTCACCGGCGAGTCAATCGTCATAATGCGCAACAGTGATAACCGCGTAGTATTCGCCTATAATCCTAATGGTACAGGCACGGACACGACAAGCTCACAAGTAACTCACTCAGGCGGGACTCAATTAGGTTATACAGGCCTCACTATTCCTGCAAGCTATGTTACTAATTCCGCGTTGACTTATGACGACAGCAACGTAATTGATATTATTCTTAACGGATCAACAGCAACGGAAAAAATAGGAAGCACTGAGACAAATATTCCTGAAACTCCCTTTGTTTGGCACGCTGATCCCCAGCACGTCGGCGAATACTGGACGTTAAACGGCAATGAATACGACGAGGATCAATATTTGAATAATGTCTCGACAACTGAAGAAGGCGGATTATATATTGCCCGTGATGTTCGCTACACAAATAGTGATTTGACTTTTACGGCCTCACAGACTGCAGTTAAAGACGAAGACACAGAATATGTAGTATATTATGATACGACTTCAAGCGTTGTCAGTGCAGAAATTGCCGATATAGTTGCAGACAAGGGCAGTGAATTCGGAGGGCCTTATATTTTCGCGACTCTTCCTACTCAAATGGCAGGAATGGGCGGCGGCGGAATGATGCCCGGCAGCGGCGATAACGGCGGAATGTTCCCCGGAACTGGCAGCGGAGACATGCCGACACCTCCGGACGGAAATATGCCCAGTGGAGATCGTCCTTCATTACCGGGACTCACTGTTTCAGCAACGACTGACAGCAGCATAACAGCTTATAGCACAATGACTCACTCAGCAAGCGAGGCATATAATAATCCCGTTTTACACATTACACAGCCCGGAACTTACAGACTTTCAGGAAAATGGCACGGTCAAATTTGGATCGACGCAGGCGATGACGATGACTCTGACGCAGTAGTTACGATTATACTTAACGGCGTAGAAGTTAGCTGCGATGTTGCTCCGGCCCTAGTTTTTCATGATGTCTACGAGTGCGGATCTGCTGACGAAACAGTATCGGCTAATTCATGGAAGACTCTGGGAACTGATACAATAACAAGCAAAGCAGGCGCAAGAGTCATTATTGCAGACGGAACGACAAATAATTTTACGGGCGCAAATGTCTACAGAATATTAAAACTTGAGCCTAAGAGTTCAGCTGCAAAAGTTAACGGCACTGATATAAGCGATCAGAAAAAAATGTACAAGATGGATGCAGCGTTTTATTCGTTTGTCTCTATGGTAATCGGAGCAGAGAGCAGCACAGCTTCAGGGAGTCTGAATATTACTTCTACGACTCTTGAAGGACTCGGCACTGATTTGCATTTAGTCATAGACAGCGGCAAAATCAGCGTAACAGCTCCCGACGATGCAATTAACGTGAATGAAGATGATATTTCAGTTTTTACCATGAACGCAGGCACTCTGACAGCTACATCAACGGGCGGAGACGGAATCGACTCAAACGGCTATGTAACAATTAACGGCGGAACTCTGAACCTCACAGCAGGAAGCCAGCTGCAAAATTCAGCAGGTGAGGCAGGTATAGACGCAGAAAAGGGCGTATATATTTCTGACAGCGCGACAATAAATTGGACTGCAGCAAGTGGCAGCGGGGGCGGCGGGACTCCTCCAGACGGCGGACAACCAGGAAGCGACGACGTTACACCGGGCGGCGAGGGAAGTTCTGACATGTCAAAATATGAAGACACAGTAATTCAGACTCAATACGGCGAGACAGATATTTCATTTAATGGAATACTTGACGATGATATGGCAGCTTATCCCAGAACAGTTTTAGAGTCCGACACAGTATTTACTCTTGAGACTAACAGGGAAGTTAATACATTCTCAGGCATTAAGAAACTTAATTTTTAA
- a CDS encoding energy-coupled thiamine transporter ThiT, with translation MQQNKTVSIVEGSLCIALSFILSQFFLFRFSQDGAISFELTPLIILTYRRGFKIGVISGAVFGLIRCILGGYFMNIIQVLLDYPLAFACVGFAAIRPKILGLIIAALGTISCSVISGVIFFSQFAPEGQNPFIYSLAVNVPILGGLYILSGAAALILWKYLEKVLI, from the coding sequence ATGCAGCAAAATAAAACGGTCTCAATAGTCGAGGGGTCATTATGTATAGCATTATCGTTTATATTATCGCAATTTTTCTTGTTTAGATTTTCACAGGACGGCGCGATAAGTTTTGAACTCACACCGCTTATTATATTGACTTATAGACGAGGCTTTAAAATCGGCGTGATTTCCGGTGCAGTATTCGGCCTTATCAGGTGCATATTAGGCGGTTATTTCATGAATATTATTCAAGTTTTGCTTGATTATCCTTTAGCATTTGCCTGCGTGGGATTTGCTGCGATACGACCTAAAATTTTAGGGCTCATAATTGCGGCACTGGGAACTATTTCATGCAGTGTAATATCAGGCGTAATATTTTTTTCTCAATTTGCACCTGAAGGCCAGAACCCTTTTATATATTCGCTTGCTGTTAATGTGCCTATACTCGGAGGCTTGTATATTTTATCAGGAGCAGCGGCTTTGATTTTATGGAAATATTTAGAGAAAGTGTTAATTTAA